The Pedosphaera parvula Ellin514 DNA segment ACCGTGCGCACGGCCACTTCGGTCACGGCGGCGTCGCGCGTGAGCAGACGGGCCGAACGGATGCGTTGCACCCGGCTTTCAATCAGTTCGGGCCGGCGCACATTGTGGCGCTGATAGAAGCTTTTGAGGGTGGCGTTCCTGGCGGCCTGCACGTCCGTCAGACGGGGCCACCTTTCCAGAAAGTCCAAAGCCAGCGGCGCAGCCAGGTTGTCGCCAACCAGCTCGAGGGCTTGGGGAAAATAATCGCGCAGTGTGCTTTGGAGCTGGTTGGACAGGAGCGTGCGCCGGTCCACCGCCTTGCGGCGGGCCTCAACCAGGCGGGCCAGCGTGCGGGTGGCTTCATCATCCAGTTGCAGCGGACGCAGGCGGTCGCGGTGATGTTGCAGGAGACTCAAAAGCACCAAGGCATCCGGCGTGTCGTCCTTGGCGCCGGAGGGCCGGAAGGCGGCTCTGGTGCGCGTGCTGGTGGCCGGGTGGATCGGGTAGACCGTGATCCAGGGCCGTTCCAGCAAGGCGTAAACGGCGGCGCCTTTGCTGGCCTCGATCGCGACGGCAACCGGCCTGCCGCCGCAGCGCTTTTCCAGTTGATCAAGCCACTGATGGAGATTTTCAGCGGAATGCTCCAGCGTGGAGGTTTCGGTGTTTGCGCCGCTGATCTCCAGGGCGATGGCATGAGCGCCGTGGCCCCAGTCCAGTCCGATCAGGGCGGCAAACCCGGTGAGGGTGGCGTCAGAGGATTGGTTTTTCATCGTTTTACTTTGTTAATGAAGCGGCAGGCTGCAGGTCGTATAGTGCGAGGCGTGGTGACGCCGGCATCTGAGGATGCATGGCTGCTGCTCTCTAGTCCGGTCGCCGTCGAAAAGTCGGCTTAAGTTCGTTTCGCAAACGGTTTGGATCATTCGTACGGCGGCCGGACTAGAGGGTAGCAAATCTCTGGGCCCGCGGGCGGAGTTATTCACGGGCTCAAAGTCCGGGCAGCACAGAAGGCCCGGCCTTCGCCCGTGAATAACTCCGGAGCACCTATACGGTTTGGAAACCAGCGCTCCGGGAAGGAGGGGGCTTGGCGTCTTGATACGGGACCGCAGTTGGCTATACTGGGCTCAAGGGAAAATGGGGATGAACGAAGGTTGGGGTGCACGTTATGGCTGATCAAGAGATTTCGAAACCGTCCAAATGGAAGCTTGGTGACATCACGCTGGAGATGGATGGTGGCGGTGAAGTCCGGGGGTTAAAGCAACAAAACCCGGAGCTTAATTTGTTGTACACCCTGGCGAGGGC contains these protein-coding regions:
- a CDS encoding IS110 family transposase is translated as MKNQSSDATLTGFAALIGLDWGHGAHAIALEISGANTETSTLEHSAENLHQWLDQLEKRCGGRPVAVAIEASKGAAVYALLERPWITVYPIHPATSTRTRAAFRPSGAKDDTPDALVLLSLLQHHRDRLRPLQLDDEATRTLARLVEARRKAVDRRTLLSNQLQSTLRDYFPQALELVGDNLAAPLALDFLERWPRLTDVQAARNATLKSFYQRHNVRRPELIESRVQRIRSARLLTRDAAVTEVAVRTVRLLVAELRVLQEHIAAFETAIAQAFAAHPEKNLFRELPGAGAVLAPRLLVAFGTLRDRFADAGAMQRYFGVAPVTEKSGGRVWVHWRWNAPVFVRQTLVEWAGQTVVYCPWAKAYYEQQRGKRVGHWAILRALAFKWLRILWRCWQKSEAYEEEKYLRQLEQRRSPIAALARQFAKQMAS